One Curtobacterium sp. MCLR17_032 genomic window carries:
- a CDS encoding aminoglycoside phosphotransferase family protein: MWPNHERVIPEAFAGSGTSVVAARAHSVEPSGNGYLYGYEVDTVDRNGQRATVLTYVDTGGTHDQNSAIVTDPASGEPVSVWAYPNDPGLPVLPQVTYRDAVAELLTTLGMPVTDPTLTVAAYRPGKRAVVRVDAPERTLFIKIVRPHRVAPIVRTHEQFAAAGLPVPRVLSSRGDGLLVLELVRGVPAGSRITEIADDPRFVASLAALTGRIAAVPMTQQARADAMDHADWHRRTLTTALPGDAEEIDRLYDAIGRRSIGWNAAQKQVVHGDLHLEQVFVDEDEPWRISGLLDIDTAGWGHPVRDVGAVVAHLVVTGLWHRSRGDVDRGAAAERLADAVARDWAARNPQEAERLGPAIGAQLLAHAGGQATTGSANGIATAEQLLAATRAALAEPAPGLPSGAGRPRSAPRV, translated from the coding sequence GTGTGGCCGAACCATGAGCGCGTCATCCCCGAGGCCTTCGCCGGGTCGGGGACGAGCGTCGTCGCTGCCCGCGCGCACTCGGTCGAACCGTCGGGCAACGGCTACCTCTACGGCTACGAGGTGGACACCGTCGACCGGAACGGCCAGCGCGCCACGGTCCTGACGTACGTCGACACGGGCGGCACCCACGACCAGAACAGCGCCATCGTCACCGACCCCGCGTCGGGGGAGCCGGTGTCGGTGTGGGCCTACCCGAACGACCCGGGCCTCCCGGTCCTGCCGCAGGTGACGTACCGGGACGCCGTCGCGGAGCTGCTGACCACCCTCGGCATGCCGGTGACGGACCCGACCCTGACGGTGGCCGCGTACCGACCCGGCAAGCGCGCCGTGGTCCGTGTCGACGCGCCGGAGCGCACCCTCTTCATCAAGATCGTCCGCCCGCACCGGGTCGCCCCGATCGTCCGGACGCACGAGCAGTTCGCCGCGGCCGGTCTGCCGGTGCCCCGCGTGCTGTCGAGCCGTGGGGACGGGCTGCTCGTCCTCGAACTCGTCCGGGGCGTGCCGGCCGGCAGCCGGATCACCGAGATCGCCGACGACCCGCGCTTCGTGGCGTCGCTGGCGGCACTCACCGGTCGCATCGCCGCGGTGCCGATGACGCAGCAGGCTCGGGCCGACGCGATGGACCACGCGGACTGGCACCGCCGGACCCTGACGACCGCGCTGCCCGGCGACGCCGAGGAGATCGACCGCCTGTACGACGCGATCGGACGTCGGTCGATCGGCTGGAACGCGGCACAGAAGCAGGTGGTGCACGGCGACCTGCACCTCGAGCAGGTGTTCGTCGACGAAGACGAGCCGTGGCGCATCTCGGGTCTGCTCGACATCGACACCGCCGGGTGGGGCCACCCGGTTCGCGACGTCGGTGCGGTCGTCGCGCACCTCGTCGTGACCGGGCTGTGGCACCGCTCCCGTGGCGACGTCGACCGCGGGGCCGCCGCCGAGCGCCTCGCAGACGCGGTCGCGCGCGACTGGGCAGCCCGGAACCCGCAGGAGGCCGAGCGTCTCGGTCCGGCGATCGGCGCGCAGCTCCTCGCGCACGCGGGTGGGCAGGCGACCACCGGGTCGGCGAACGGGATCGCGACGGCGGAACAGCTGCTCGCGGCGACGCGAGCCGCCCTGGCGGAACCGGCCCCGGGCCTCCCCTCCGGTGCCGGCCGGCCGCGGTCCGCACCGCGCGTCTGA
- a CDS encoding FUSC family protein, which produces MNPVRRLRSSSRTPFLQVVKTAVAVVAAVLLCELLIRGPFPTFAAIAALLVVQPSINQSFVKGLERSAGVLLGVVLATGVHLLLGDAVWIVLLVVVLAILLAWALRLTPTSATQVGISGMLVLTAGVVTPNYSADRILETVIGAVVALVVNAVIVPPVLLEPAHLAVARLARDTAAAFERIAVGLTEGWDHEQWHAALLQARALRQQHARTEAALTSARDSLAMNPRGGRHRTILERDVAVAEHLRVLVTRVTGMTRAVRDNTAPDLRDDPMVGRIATEVARIGSDVRRLGAQVESTRLTPGELAEGPEETAVEHALTAPLAVVRPNSRHWVLIGALLEDVRRVREELLGEDD; this is translated from the coding sequence GTGAACCCGGTCAGGCGCCTCCGCAGCTCCAGCCGCACCCCCTTCCTGCAGGTCGTGAAGACCGCGGTGGCGGTGGTCGCGGCGGTGCTGCTGTGCGAGCTGCTGATCCGGGGACCGTTCCCGACGTTCGCCGCGATCGCCGCCCTGCTCGTCGTGCAGCCGAGCATCAACCAGTCGTTCGTGAAGGGCCTGGAGCGCAGTGCCGGGGTCCTGCTCGGCGTGGTCCTGGCGACCGGGGTGCACCTGCTGCTCGGTGACGCGGTGTGGATCGTGCTGCTCGTCGTCGTTCTGGCGATCCTGCTCGCCTGGGCCCTGCGCCTCACGCCCACCTCGGCCACCCAGGTCGGCATCAGCGGGATGCTCGTGCTCACCGCCGGGGTCGTCACGCCGAACTACTCGGCCGACCGGATCCTCGAGACCGTGATCGGAGCCGTCGTCGCCCTCGTCGTGAACGCCGTCATCGTGCCGCCGGTGCTGCTCGAACCGGCACACCTGGCCGTCGCCCGCCTGGCACGCGACACCGCGGCGGCGTTCGAGCGCATCGCCGTCGGACTCACCGAGGGGTGGGACCACGAGCAGTGGCACGCGGCGCTGCTGCAGGCCCGGGCGCTCCGCCAGCAGCACGCCCGGACGGAGGCAGCACTCACCTCGGCCCGGGACTCGCTCGCCATGAACCCCCGCGGCGGACGGCACCGGACGATCCTCGAGCGGGACGTCGCCGTCGCCGAACACCTGCGCGTCCTCGTCACCCGCGTCACCGGCATGACCCGCGCCGTCCGGGACAACACGGCGCCGGACCTCCGGGACGACCCGATGGTCGGCCGGATCGCCACCGAGGTCGCCCGGATCGGCTCGGACGTCCGCCGCCTCGGGGCCCAGGTCGAGTCCACACGGTTGACGCCGGGTGAGCTCGCCGAGGGTCCGGAGGAGACCGCGGTCGAGCACGCGCTGACGGCGCCGCTCGCGGTCGTCCGGCCGAACTCGCGGCACTGGGTGCTCATCGGGGCGCTGCTCGAGGACGTCCGACGCGTACGCGAGGAACTGCTCGGCGAGGACGACTGA
- a CDS encoding DNA polymerase Y family protein gives MVLWCPDWPVIAAARAAGAPPERPFALIAKGLVFASSASARQVGVVRGLRVREAQARCTDLVTQPYDDALDHRAFEPVIRAIEAAAPGVEVLRPGTIALRARGPARYHGGERAAATILAGIAADHGAPGVRAGVADTPFAAEQAARARPTRPGERVRMVPVGGSGSFLAPLPLGVLGDPDLAMVLGRLGLTTLGDFAALTDEQVRDRFGVPGAFLHRLAGGRDPREVSARDVPPDLEVQASFEPPLDRADQIAFAFRRSADEFAAKLRAAGLVATTIRVGIVDERDVLLERVWAHPRWFDAADVVDRVRWQLAGGVDPTGLEAPVTTVVLEPVAVDDLANHERGLWGSGPDERVHHGLARVQGMVGHDGVVTPRIGGGRTLAERIVLVPWGDAPAGGERALAVVRDRPWPGKLPGPPPATVLERPRPVDVVAADGGSVDVDDRGTLTGEPERFRSDGDRGGRFSAVTAWAGPWPLVVRWWESGGRRLHRLQLVDDDGRAWYLVLADHRWWAEAIAT, from the coding sequence ATCGTGCTCTGGTGCCCGGACTGGCCCGTCATCGCGGCTGCCCGGGCCGCCGGTGCACCGCCGGAGCGGCCGTTCGCCCTGATCGCGAAGGGCCTGGTCTTCGCGAGCTCCGCCTCGGCACGCCAGGTCGGGGTGGTGCGTGGTCTGCGGGTCCGCGAAGCGCAGGCGCGCTGCACCGACCTCGTCACGCAGCCCTACGACGACGCCCTCGACCACCGGGCCTTCGAACCGGTCATCCGCGCGATCGAGGCCGCAGCACCCGGGGTCGAGGTCCTGCGCCCCGGGACGATCGCGCTCCGTGCCCGCGGACCGGCGCGCTACCACGGTGGTGAGCGGGCAGCGGCGACCATCCTGGCCGGCATCGCCGCCGACCACGGGGCCCCCGGTGTGCGAGCCGGTGTGGCGGACACCCCGTTCGCGGCGGAGCAGGCAGCCCGGGCACGGCCGACCCGCCCGGGGGAGCGCGTCCGGATGGTGCCGGTCGGCGGATCGGGCTCGTTCCTCGCCCCGCTGCCGCTCGGTGTGCTCGGCGACCCCGACCTGGCGATGGTGCTCGGGCGCCTCGGCCTGACCACGCTCGGCGACTTCGCCGCGCTCACCGACGAACAGGTGCGCGACCGCTTCGGCGTGCCCGGGGCGTTCCTGCACCGGCTCGCCGGCGGCCGTGATCCGCGTGAGGTCTCCGCGCGGGACGTCCCGCCCGACCTCGAGGTCCAGGCGTCCTTCGAGCCGCCCCTCGACCGTGCCGACCAGATCGCGTTCGCCTTCCGCCGTTCCGCCGACGAGTTCGCGGCGAAGCTCCGGGCGGCGGGGCTCGTGGCGACGACCATCCGCGTGGGCATCGTCGACGAGCGGGACGTCCTGCTCGAACGGGTCTGGGCACACCCGCGGTGGTTCGACGCCGCCGACGTGGTGGACCGGGTGCGCTGGCAGCTCGCGGGCGGGGTCGACCCCACCGGGCTCGAGGCGCCGGTGACCACGGTCGTGCTCGAACCGGTCGCGGTGGACGACCTGGCGAACCACGAGCGCGGGCTCTGGGGCTCCGGACCGGACGAACGGGTCCACCACGGGTTGGCCCGCGTGCAGGGCATGGTCGGACACGACGGGGTCGTCACGCCCCGCATCGGCGGTGGTCGCACCCTGGCCGAACGCATCGTGCTCGTGCCGTGGGGCGACGCCCCGGCCGGTGGCGAGCGCGCGCTGGCCGTGGTGCGGGACCGCCCGTGGCCCGGCAAGCTGCCGGGTCCGCCACCGGCGACGGTCCTCGAACGACCCCGCCCGGTGGACGTCGTGGCGGCGGACGGCGGGTCCGTGGACGTCGACGACCGCGGCACCCTGACCGGCGAACCCGAACGGTTCCGCTCCGACGGTGACCGCGGGGGGCGGTTCTCCGCCGTCACGGCCTGGGCCGGTCCCTGGCCGCTCGTCGTGCGCTGGTGGGAGTCAGGCGGACGACGACTGCACCGGCTGCAGCTCGTGGACGACGACGGGCGGGCCTGGTACCTGGTCCTCGCCGACCACCGCTGGTGGGCAGAGGCGATCGCGACGTGA
- a CDS encoding HAMP domain-containing sensor histidine kinase → MGALSLRLRITIGSTVIAAVVIALLVLVMRLQVVSVVARATETLLDADTDPYVATLEVDSDPNLSPPGNAQFVAVVSPTGDITLSSMPGRLEQALGSLRTTPAGTSVIDVGDSEYRVVIEHPVNQAGRWTVVAARNSQAEAIVVDDLTTTLSVTGLAILVAFGVASWVLATTALRPVTRMRREAERLSVAPERAELPVGPAQDELASLATTLNAFLARTRQATERERQMVSDASHELRTPLAILTTQLDLASLDGDDAQALAAHIERAKTSVARLSRLANDLLTLSRIEESERRSADGATETATAWSDLGDEVMAAVDRVRLIASAKDVTVDFELDPPVAVGGSGPGIGGGTVEPQYRLDTGGMAQLVTNTAGNAVAALPRGGSVVVTWRTTPGEGVLQITDDGPGVPESFVPVAFDRFTRPDEARTSRRDPDAAPGIPMPGGSGLGLAIVRAVAERAGGSATLRNLPTGGLEVTIRVPEVRTAPSPAR, encoded by the coding sequence GTGGGCGCGCTGTCGCTGCGACTCCGCATCACCATCGGGTCGACGGTCATCGCGGCCGTCGTCATCGCGCTGCTCGTGCTCGTGATGCGGCTGCAGGTCGTCAGCGTCGTCGCGCGCGCCACCGAGACACTGCTCGACGCCGACACCGACCCGTACGTCGCAACGCTCGAGGTCGACAGCGACCCGAACCTCTCGCCGCCGGGCAACGCCCAGTTCGTCGCCGTGGTCTCGCCGACGGGTGACATCACCCTGTCGTCGATGCCCGGCCGTCTCGAACAGGCACTCGGCAGCCTGCGCACCACCCCCGCCGGCACCTCCGTCATCGACGTGGGCGACTCGGAGTACCGCGTCGTCATCGAGCACCCCGTCAACCAGGCCGGCCGCTGGACCGTGGTCGCCGCCCGCAACTCCCAGGCCGAGGCGATCGTCGTCGACGACCTCACCACGACGCTGTCCGTCACCGGACTGGCGATCCTGGTGGCCTTCGGTGTCGCGTCCTGGGTGCTCGCGACCACCGCGCTGCGTCCCGTCACCCGGATGCGTCGCGAGGCCGAACGACTCTCCGTCGCCCCGGAACGCGCCGAGTTGCCGGTCGGCCCTGCCCAGGACGAACTGGCGTCCCTCGCCACGACCCTGAACGCCTTCCTCGCCCGCACCCGCCAGGCCACCGAGCGGGAACGGCAGATGGTGTCCGACGCCAGCCACGAGCTGCGCACCCCGCTCGCGATCCTCACCACCCAGCTCGACCTGGCCTCGCTCGACGGGGACGACGCCCAGGCCCTCGCCGCCCACATCGAGCGGGCGAAGACCAGCGTCGCCCGGCTCTCGAGGCTCGCCAACGACCTGCTCACCCTGTCCCGCATCGAGGAGTCGGAACGCCGATCGGCCGACGGTGCCACGGAGACGGCCACCGCGTGGTCGGACCTCGGCGACGAGGTGATGGCCGCCGTCGACCGCGTCCGGCTCATCGCGAGCGCCAAGGACGTCACCGTCGACTTCGAGCTCGACCCACCCGTCGCGGTCGGCGGCTCGGGCCCGGGCATCGGCGGCGGCACGGTGGAACCGCAGTACCGGCTCGACACCGGCGGGATGGCACAACTCGTCACGAACACCGCCGGCAACGCCGTCGCCGCGCTCCCCCGCGGCGGCAGCGTCGTCGTCACCTGGCGGACCACCCCCGGCGAGGGCGTCCTGCAGATCACCGACGACGGCCCCGGTGTCCCCGAGTCGTTCGTCCCCGTCGCGTTCGACCGCTTCACCCGGCCGGACGAGGCCCGCACGTCCCGTCGCGACCCGGACGCCGCCCCCGGCATCCCGATGCCCGGCGGCTCCGGCCTCGGACTGGCGATCGTCCGGGCCGTCGCCGAACGGGCGGGAGGCTCGGCCACCCTCCGCAACCTCCCCACCGGCGGCCTCGAGGTCACCATCCGTGTCCCGGAGGTGCGGACCGCACCGAGCCCGGCACGCTGA
- a CDS encoding response regulator transcription factor: MRLLVVEDDDEMRALMERGLAAEGYRVTAVENGVEALIALGEQAYDIAVVDVMMPGMSGFELARRVREREDPVRILLVTARDAVDDRVFGLDAGADDYLTKPFAFAELTARLRALGRREPVGAPRTIEVGDVSIDSEARRVSIKGQRVAMSPTEFALLRLLARSVGTVVDRPKILEEVWDGSQHVDPNVVEQYISYLRKKLVAQEATVAISTVRGRGYRLDLIGA, encoded by the coding sequence ATGCGCTTGTTGGTGGTCGAGGACGATGACGAGATGCGCGCGCTCATGGAGCGCGGGCTCGCGGCAGAGGGGTACCGCGTCACCGCGGTCGAGAACGGCGTCGAGGCGCTGATCGCCCTCGGTGAGCAGGCGTACGACATCGCCGTGGTCGACGTGATGATGCCCGGCATGTCCGGGTTCGAACTCGCACGACGTGTCCGCGAGCGAGAGGACCCGGTCCGGATCCTGCTCGTCACCGCACGCGACGCCGTCGACGACCGGGTCTTCGGGCTCGACGCCGGCGCCGACGACTACCTCACCAAGCCGTTCGCGTTCGCCGAACTGACCGCCCGGCTCCGCGCCCTCGGTCGTCGCGAGCCGGTCGGCGCCCCCCGCACCATCGAGGTCGGCGACGTCTCCATCGACTCCGAAGCCCGCCGCGTGTCCATCAAGGGCCAGCGGGTCGCGATGAGCCCCACCGAGTTCGCGCTGCTCCGGCTGCTCGCCCGCTCGGTCGGCACAGTCGTGGACCGGCCGAAGATCCTCGAAGAGGTCTGGGACGGCTCGCAGCACGTCGACCCGAACGTCGTCGAGCAGTACATCTCGTACCTGCGCAAGAAGCTCGTCGCGCAGGAGGCCACCGTCGCCATCAGCACGGTCCGTGGTCGCGGCTACCGGCTCGACCTGATCGGCGCGTGA
- a CDS encoding error-prone DNA polymerase: MGYNNPPIPWSQFERALSDKRSPGTTPEGDGGDSPAWSRKRAPYRPTDLATPDAPTAVPYAELHAHSTFSFLDGASPPEHLLEEAARLGLHGLAITDHDGFYGAARMAEVAETYPSITTVYGAELSLGLTEPQNGVPDPEGSHLLLLADGQDGYHRMAGAVTAAHLAAGSEKGRPRYDLDDLAERSGGRWRVLTGCRKGSVRQALERGGESAAEQALRALLDRFGTGNVVVELSDHGDPLDSARNDVLALLADRHALPVVATGNVHYATPDRFPVATALAAVRARRSLDEIDGWLPAADTAHLRSGAEMARRFARWPGAVERSVELADELGFALRTAKPGLPDLDVPDGHTPMSWLRDLTWRGARRFYPGDADGVDAHKRERIERELSVIEDKGFPGYFLIVRDMVQFARSRGILCQGRGSAANSAVCFLLEITAVDSIRYGLPFERFLSSMRDEEPDIDVDFDSDRREEVIQYVYDKYGRFNAAQVANVITYRPKGAVRDMAKALGHSPGQQDAWSKQVERWGSVTESQDHDIPQPVVDLAQQVLGFPRHLGIHSGGMVLTDRPVGEVVPIEHARMDGRTVLQWDKDDCAYMGLVKFDMLGLGMLAALQYSFDLAADHCGERWDMHSIPKEEQGVYDQLCRADTIGVFQVESRAQMGTLPRLLPRRFYDLVIEVALVRPGPIQGGAVHPYIRRRTGEEPVTYLHPALEPVLERTLGVPLFQEQLMQMAIAVGNCSGDDADLLRRAMGSKRGLEKIDRLRDKLYRGMAENGIHGEDADTIYAKIQAFANFGFAESHSISFALIVYASAWMRLHYPGAFLAALLRAQPMGFYSPQTLVADARRHGVSVLRPDILRSEVDASLEPFEDQDRPGGPAGHAPGGSAGHAPGGLGDACLATEQPPVLPFDRDAADDTAAHRRDGAFAVRLGLAEVASLGRRSAERIVAERRANGPFTDMSDLARRVGLTTAQLEALAAADAFESLGIDRRAGMWSAAQAAAERADQLPDTQVVVQPPLFGQMTSGDVLIADMWSTGMSTDDHPMGHLRPGLSDRGVLSVEDTRTAETGRRVEVGGIVTHRQRPATASGITFLNVEDESGLVNVICSVGVWGKYRRVARESPAVVVRGILERSPDGVVNLVADRIEHLPLAVRTRSRDFQ, from the coding sequence ATGGGGTACAACAACCCGCCGATCCCGTGGTCGCAGTTCGAGCGCGCCCTCTCGGACAAGCGCAGCCCCGGCACGACCCCCGAGGGCGACGGCGGTGACAGCCCGGCCTGGTCACGGAAGCGCGCGCCGTACCGGCCGACGGACCTCGCGACGCCGGACGCACCGACGGCCGTCCCGTACGCCGAACTCCACGCGCACTCGACCTTCAGCTTCCTGGACGGCGCGAGCCCGCCGGAGCACCTGCTGGAAGAGGCAGCACGCCTGGGCCTGCACGGACTGGCGATCACCGACCACGACGGCTTCTACGGGGCAGCCCGGATGGCCGAGGTCGCCGAGACGTACCCGAGCATCACCACCGTCTACGGCGCCGAACTGTCGCTCGGGCTCACCGAGCCGCAGAACGGCGTCCCCGACCCCGAGGGCTCGCACCTGCTGCTGCTGGCCGACGGGCAGGACGGGTACCACCGGATGGCCGGCGCGGTGACGGCTGCGCACCTCGCCGCGGGGTCCGAGAAGGGTCGGCCGCGGTACGACCTCGACGACCTGGCGGAACGCTCGGGCGGGCGGTGGCGGGTGCTCACCGGCTGTCGGAAGGGCAGCGTCCGCCAGGCCCTCGAGCGCGGCGGTGAGAGCGCGGCCGAGCAGGCCCTCCGCGCGCTGCTGGACCGGTTCGGCACCGGCAACGTGGTGGTCGAGCTGTCGGACCACGGCGACCCGCTCGACAGCGCCCGGAACGACGTCCTCGCCCTCCTGGCCGACCGGCACGCGCTGCCCGTCGTGGCGACCGGCAACGTCCACTACGCCACCCCGGACCGGTTCCCGGTCGCGACCGCCCTCGCCGCGGTCCGGGCCCGCCGCAGTCTCGACGAGATCGACGGGTGGTTGCCCGCCGCCGACACCGCGCACCTGCGCTCCGGTGCCGAGATGGCGCGGCGGTTCGCACGGTGGCCGGGTGCGGTCGAGCGGAGCGTGGAACTCGCCGACGAGCTCGGGTTCGCACTGCGGACGGCGAAGCCCGGTCTGCCCGACCTCGACGTGCCGGACGGGCACACCCCGATGAGCTGGCTGCGCGACCTCACCTGGCGCGGGGCCCGCCGGTTCTACCCGGGTGACGCCGACGGGGTCGACGCGCACAAACGGGAGCGCATCGAACGCGAACTGTCCGTCATCGAGGACAAGGGCTTCCCCGGGTACTTCCTCATCGTCCGCGACATGGTGCAGTTCGCCCGCAGCCGGGGGATCCTCTGCCAGGGGCGCGGGTCGGCGGCGAACTCGGCGGTCTGCTTCCTGCTCGAGATCACCGCCGTCGACTCGATCCGGTACGGCCTGCCGTTCGAACGGTTCCTGTCGTCGATGCGCGACGAGGAACCCGACATCGACGTGGACTTCGACTCCGATCGGCGTGAAGAGGTGATCCAGTACGTCTACGACAAGTACGGCCGGTTCAACGCCGCACAGGTCGCCAACGTCATCACCTACCGGCCGAAGGGTGCCGTGCGGGACATGGCGAAGGCACTCGGCCACAGCCCCGGGCAGCAGGACGCCTGGTCGAAGCAGGTCGAGCGGTGGGGCTCGGTCACCGAGAGCCAGGACCACGACATCCCGCAGCCCGTGGTCGACCTGGCCCAACAGGTGCTCGGGTTCCCGCGGCACCTCGGCATCCACTCGGGCGGCATGGTCCTGACCGACCGGCCCGTGGGCGAGGTCGTGCCGATCGAGCACGCCCGGATGGACGGCCGGACCGTGCTGCAGTGGGACAAGGACGACTGCGCCTACATGGGGCTCGTGAAGTTCGACATGCTCGGGCTCGGCATGCTCGCCGCACTGCAGTACTCGTTCGACCTGGCGGCGGACCACTGCGGGGAGCGGTGGGACATGCACTCCATCCCGAAGGAAGAGCAGGGCGTCTACGACCAGCTCTGCCGTGCGGACACCATCGGGGTGTTCCAGGTGGAGTCCCGCGCCCAGATGGGCACACTGCCGCGGCTGCTGCCCCGACGCTTCTACGACCTGGTCATCGAGGTCGCCCTGGTCCGTCCCGGGCCGATCCAGGGCGGCGCGGTCCACCCGTACATCCGGCGTCGGACCGGCGAGGAACCGGTGACGTACCTGCACCCGGCACTCGAACCGGTGCTGGAACGGACGCTCGGGGTGCCGCTGTTCCAGGAGCAGCTCATGCAGATGGCGATCGCCGTCGGGAACTGTTCCGGCGACGACGCCGACCTGCTCCGCCGGGCGATGGGGTCCAAGCGCGGCCTCGAGAAGATCGACCGGCTGCGGGACAAGCTCTACCGGGGGATGGCGGAGAACGGCATCCACGGCGAGGACGCCGACACCATCTACGCCAAGATCCAGGCGTTCGCGAACTTCGGCTTCGCGGAGAGCCACTCGATCAGCTTCGCGCTCATCGTCTACGCCAGTGCGTGGATGCGCCTGCACTACCCGGGAGCCTTCCTGGCGGCACTGCTCCGGGCGCAGCCGATGGGCTTCTACTCACCCCAGACCCTCGTCGCCGATGCCCGGCGACACGGCGTCAGTGTGCTGCGGCCGGACATCCTGCGGTCCGAGGTCGACGCCAGCCTCGAACCCTTCGAGGACCAGGACCGGCCCGGCGGCCCTGCCGGTCATGCTCCCGGCGGCTCTGCCGGCCATGCTCCCGGCGGGCTGGGGGACGCGTGCCTGGCGACGGAGCAGCCGCCGGTGCTGCCCTTCGACCGGGACGCCGCGGACGACACCGCCGCCCACCGTCGGGACGGCGCGTTCGCCGTGCGGCTCGGGCTGGCCGAGGTCGCCTCGCTCGGCCGACGCAGTGCCGAGCGCATCGTGGCCGAACGGCGGGCGAACGGCCCCTTCACCGACATGTCCGACCTGGCACGTCGGGTCGGTCTGACGACGGCGCAGCTCGAGGCCCTCGCCGCCGCCGACGCGTTCGAGTCCCTGGGCATCGACCGTCGTGCCGGCATGTGGTCCGCGGCGCAGGCTGCGGCGGAGCGGGCCGACCAGCTGCCGGACACCCAGGTCGTCGTGCAGCCGCCGTTGTTCGGGCAGATGACGAGTGGGGACGTCCTCATCGCGGACATGTGGTCGACGGGGATGTCGACCGATGACCACCCGATGGGACACCTCCGGCCGGGGCTGTCGGACCGCGGGGTGCTCAGCGTCGAGGACACCCGGACGGCGGAGACCGGCCGACGGGTCGAGGTCGGCGGCATCGTCACACACCGGCAGCGTCCGGCGACGGCGTCGGGGATCACCTTCCTCAACGTCGAGGACGAGTCCGGACTGGTGAACGTCATCTGCAGCGTCGGCGTCTGGGGGAAGTACCGGCGAGTGGCGCGTGAGTCGCCGGCGGTCGTCGTGCGGGGGATCCTCGAACGCTCACCGGACGGCGTGGTGAACCTGGTGGCGGACCGGATCGAGCACCTGCCCCTCGCGGTCCGGACCCGGTCCAGGGACTTCCAGTGA